Proteins co-encoded in one Aminivibrio pyruvatiphilus genomic window:
- a CDS encoding HD-GYP domain-containing protein translates to MDNTAPQRTGNETIMAVDDTPANLAILVELLGRRGYRVAAFPRGSMALKAAALEAPDLILLDIMMPGMDGFEICMRLKEDEKLREIPVLFISALDDPAGKVRAFAAGGVDYVTKPFQEEELAARVRTHLDLGRMRKELERHNHYLEDLVREKVREISESQLATILALSRLAESRDDVTGKHIERSRSYCRVLALCLREDPRFRETVTDEFVENIYHAAPLHDIGKVGIPDRILLKPGKLTPEEFRIMKTHTTIGSRTLERVLEEYPGNALVKMGITLTRYHHEKWDGTGYPEGLAGENIPLGGRIMALADVYDALRSNRPYKEAFSHERSVGIIIDGKGSHFDPVVVDAFLARAAEFAAI, encoded by the coding sequence ATGGATAACACAGCTCCCCAGAGGACCGGAAACGAAACGATCATGGCGGTGGACGACACGCCGGCCAACCTCGCCATCCTTGTCGAACTGCTCGGCCGGAGAGGCTACCGCGTCGCGGCCTTTCCCAGGGGGAGCATGGCCCTGAAAGCGGCGGCCCTCGAGGCGCCTGACCTGATACTTCTCGACATCATGATGCCCGGGATGGACGGATTCGAAATCTGCATGAGGCTCAAGGAGGACGAAAAACTCAGGGAAATTCCCGTGCTGTTCATCAGTGCCCTGGACGACCCCGCAGGCAAGGTACGGGCTTTCGCGGCCGGAGGAGTGGATTACGTCACCAAGCCCTTTCAGGAAGAAGAACTCGCCGCCAGGGTCAGGACCCACCTCGACCTCGGCCGCATGCGGAAGGAACTGGAGCGGCACAACCATTATCTCGAGGACCTGGTCCGGGAAAAGGTCAGGGAGATTTCCGAATCCCAGCTTGCCACTATTCTCGCCCTCTCAAGGCTCGCGGAGTCCCGGGACGACGTGACGGGAAAGCACATCGAGCGGAGCCGGTCATACTGCAGGGTGCTCGCCCTCTGCCTCAGGGAGGATCCCCGGTTCCGGGAGACCGTCACCGACGAATTCGTGGAGAACATTTACCACGCCGCTCCCCTGCATGATATCGGCAAGGTGGGCATCCCGGACAGGATCCTCCTCAAGCCGGGTAAGCTTACCCCTGAGGAATTCCGGATAATGAAGACCCACACCACCATCGGTTCCAGGACCCTGGAACGGGTTCTGGAAGAATACCCGGGAAATGCCCTGGTGAAGATGGGCATCACCCTCACGAGGTACCACCACGAAAAATGGGACGGCACAGGCTATCCCGAGGGCCTCGCCGGGGAGAACATTCCCCTGGGGGGGCGGATCATGGCCCTGGCAGATGTCTATGATGCCCTCCGTTCGAACCGACCGTACAAGGAGGCTTTTTCCCATGAACGGAGTGTCGGGATCATCATCGACGGAAAGGGAAGCCATTTCGACCCCGTCGTGGTGGACGCCTTCCTGGCCCGCGCGGCAGAATTCGCCGCCATCTGA
- a CDS encoding metallopeptidase family protein — protein sequence MNIRRFRKTIDAVLESLPPELFRQLNGGILVRPETKEDGDALILGEYVEDPDLGSLVLLYYGSFAEALEGASADEWEEEIEETVIHELRHHVESLAGVDYLAREEEMELFQDDDGEDEDA from the coding sequence ATGAACATCCGCCGCTTCAGGAAAACGATCGACGCCGTTCTGGAATCTCTTCCGCCGGAACTGTTCCGGCAGCTCAACGGGGGGATCCTCGTCCGACCGGAAACGAAGGAGGACGGGGATGCCCTCATTCTGGGGGAATATGTCGAGGACCCCGATCTCGGCAGCCTGGTCCTGCTCTATTACGGCAGTTTTGCCGAGGCGCTGGAGGGGGCTTCCGCGGACGAGTGGGAGGAAGAGATCGAGGAAACGGTGATCCACGAACTACGGCACCACGTGGAATCTCTCGCCGGAGTTGACTACCTGGCCCGGGAGGAGGAAATGGAGCTTTTTCAGGACGATGACGGAGAGGATGAGGATGCCTGA
- a CDS encoding AsnC family transcriptional regulator, whose translation MDDLDGRLVRELQENLPPGENPWQALACRLGIPEDEVVARLRGLRASGKLKRVGAVLRHQNSGFAANAMAVFLPPPGTTDELGEKLAASPMVSHCYERIPCGEWIYTLYAMIHGRTEEEITSFVSAFAAENAVEKYDILFSREELKKSSMVFFGRPDGEPR comes from the coding sequence GTGGACGATCTCGACGGACGGCTTGTACGGGAGCTTCAGGAAAACCTCCCCCCCGGCGAAAACCCCTGGCAGGCCCTCGCCTGCAGGCTCGGAATTCCCGAGGACGAGGTGGTGGCACGGCTGAGGGGGCTGAGGGCTTCCGGCAAACTCAAGAGGGTCGGCGCCGTCTTGAGACACCAGAATTCCGGTTTTGCCGCCAACGCCATGGCGGTTTTCCTCCCGCCCCCGGGCACCACGGACGAACTGGGAGAAAAACTGGCCGCCAGTCCCATGGTGAGCCACTGCTACGAGCGCATCCCCTGCGGGGAGTGGATCTATACTCTCTACGCCATGATCCACGGCAGGACCGAGGAGGAAATAACCTCCTTCGTGTCAGCCTTCGCCGCCGAAAACGCCGTGGAGAAGTACGACATCCTCTTCAGCAGGGAAGAGCTGAAAAAGAGCAGCATGGTCTTTTTCGGCCGCCCTGACGGCGAACCCCGCTGA
- a CDS encoding ATP-binding protein: protein MRLSGPARAAVIALFLLCFFLASAAFAQELVLSEAEKAFLEQHKVIRMGVDPSFVPFEFIDSDGGYKGIAAEYVRIMEGKLGVRFEAAKGLTWPEAYSKALEGDLDVLPSISQTPERERYFLFSRPYYNFKRVIVTRTSQTDINDIEDLYGKTVAVQRNSSHHSYLIGHPAINLSLYDSVETALTSVANGTETAFVGNLATTHFLIKSTGLTNLKFVAFEAEKQLSLHFAVRKDWPELVSVLDKTLASITQEERLAINAKWIDLGTETDYGPLIRNLLIAGSAVFLILLVSLCWVWILKREAARRVKIQEDLEKAKLEAEAANNVKSGFMARMSHEVRTPLNAINGMAYLLKKSELAPTQKMYVDRIIQSSNTMLSIINDILDFSKIEAGKVELEHIAFNIDNVLQNVIDIVSYKIEEQRIGFSLTKDPRLPNFFFGDSRRIEQILINLINNAAKFTESGTISFDVRMKARKASTCLLLFTIEDTGIGMTEEQANRLFEPFSQGDASINRRFGGTGLGLAIVKNLLDMMGGEIQVYSSEGRGTTFIIQVELEVDAANEEEHRKRISSSYFRNIKTLVLEKTGANMNLIDSYLSSFGMECEITTSEASARSMLETANDKFSKPFDLLIIDYETPEEKAFSFVDKMRDNPRIVKMPAVILLLPMMREDLFDRTEEHGIEMAVGKPVIQSVLFNAIQEIFKLKAVSSVGGESQDKKEQVAEEEMKTSLGTILVVEDNKTNQLIAKSLLEQEGFSIILADDGEKGVAAFREHFGEIRLVLMDLHMPVLNGYDASLRIKETAPAVPIIALTADVVDGVREKCEQHGITDYISKPFDPEGFVRKVVETAGTRPLHLPKEKGILDRAMGLKFMGSNEALYKTVLSEYARENGTLVRDLAALVEAGQYDDAAKMVHKVKSSSGSIGATALHETARDLQRALEDSDGEKIRELHGTFSRQMETLLAEIGTDL from the coding sequence ATGAGACTATCCGGACCTGCAAGGGCAGCGGTGATTGCCCTTTTCCTTCTGTGTTTCTTTCTTGCGTCCGCCGCGTTTGCACAGGAGCTTGTTCTTTCGGAAGCAGAAAAAGCTTTCCTGGAGCAGCACAAAGTTATCCGTATGGGGGTGGACCCTTCCTTCGTCCCTTTCGAGTTTATTGATTCAGACGGCGGCTACAAGGGAATCGCCGCGGAGTATGTCAGGATCATGGAAGGGAAGCTCGGTGTCCGGTTCGAGGCGGCGAAAGGACTCACCTGGCCGGAGGCCTACTCGAAGGCCCTGGAAGGGGATCTGGACGTGCTTCCCTCCATATCCCAGACTCCTGAGCGGGAGCGCTATTTCCTCTTCTCCCGGCCGTACTACAACTTCAAGAGAGTCATCGTCACGCGAACCTCCCAGACGGACATCAACGACATAGAGGACCTGTACGGGAAGACCGTGGCCGTCCAGAGGAACAGTTCCCACCACAGCTACCTCATCGGCCACCCGGCCATCAACCTCAGCCTCTACGATTCGGTGGAGACGGCCCTCACCTCGGTGGCCAACGGCACGGAAACCGCCTTTGTAGGAAATCTGGCCACCACCCATTTCCTCATTAAATCCACGGGGCTCACCAACCTCAAGTTCGTGGCCTTCGAGGCGGAAAAGCAGCTCTCCCTCCATTTCGCCGTAAGAAAGGACTGGCCCGAGCTGGTCTCCGTCCTGGACAAGACCCTGGCCTCCATAACCCAGGAAGAACGGTTGGCCATCAACGCGAAATGGATCGACCTGGGGACTGAAACGGACTACGGCCCTCTCATCAGGAATTTGCTCATTGCAGGCTCTGCTGTCTTCCTCATTCTGCTCGTGTCTCTCTGCTGGGTTTGGATATTGAAACGGGAGGCGGCCCGCAGGGTGAAAATCCAGGAAGACCTGGAGAAGGCCAAGCTGGAGGCCGAAGCGGCGAACAACGTGAAATCGGGCTTCATGGCCCGCATGTCCCACGAAGTGAGGACACCGCTGAACGCCATCAACGGCATGGCCTATCTCCTGAAAAAGAGCGAACTGGCGCCGACCCAGAAGATGTACGTGGACCGGATCATTCAGTCGTCGAACACCATGCTGAGCATCATCAACGACATCCTCGACTTCTCGAAGATCGAGGCCGGGAAGGTGGAGCTGGAACATATTGCCTTCAACATCGACAACGTGCTCCAGAACGTCATCGACATCGTCTCCTACAAGATAGAGGAGCAGAGGATCGGCTTCAGCCTCACCAAGGACCCCAGGCTGCCGAACTTCTTTTTCGGTGACTCAAGGCGCATCGAGCAGATCCTCATTAACCTCATCAACAACGCCGCCAAGTTCACCGAATCGGGAACCATCTCCTTCGATGTCCGGATGAAGGCCCGGAAGGCCTCAACCTGCCTTCTGCTCTTCACCATCGAGGACACGGGCATCGGCATGACGGAGGAGCAGGCGAACAGGCTCTTCGAGCCTTTCTCCCAGGGGGACGCCAGCATCAACAGGCGTTTCGGCGGCACCGGCCTCGGGCTGGCCATCGTGAAGAACCTGCTGGACATGATGGGCGGCGAGATCCAGGTCTACAGTTCCGAAGGCAGGGGAACCACCTTCATCATCCAGGTGGAGCTGGAAGTCGACGCCGCAAACGAGGAAGAGCACCGGAAAAGGATATCCTCTTCCTACTTCAGGAACATCAAGACCCTCGTCCTGGAGAAGACCGGAGCCAACATGAACCTGATCGATTCCTATCTCAGCTCCTTCGGCATGGAGTGCGAGATCACCACATCGGAGGCCAGCGCCCGGAGCATGCTCGAAACGGCGAACGACAAGTTCTCCAAGCCCTTCGACCTTCTCATCATCGACTACGAAACGCCGGAGGAAAAGGCCTTCAGCTTCGTGGACAAAATGAGGGACAATCCGAGGATCGTCAAAATGCCGGCGGTCATCCTTCTGCTCCCCATGATGCGGGAAGATCTCTTCGACAGGACGGAAGAGCACGGAATTGAAATGGCCGTGGGCAAGCCGGTCATACAATCAGTCCTCTTCAATGCCATACAGGAAATATTCAAGCTGAAGGCCGTCTCCTCGGTCGGAGGCGAATCCCAGGACAAGAAAGAACAGGTGGCAGAGGAAGAAATGAAAACATCTCTCGGAACCATCCTCGTGGTGGAGGACAACAAAACAAACCAGCTCATCGCGAAATCCCTGCTTGAACAGGAAGGGTTCTCAATTATCCTCGCGGATGATGGCGAAAAGGGCGTGGCGGCCTTCCGGGAACACTTCGGGGAGATACGCCTTGTTCTCATGGACCTTCACATGCCCGTCCTCAACGGGTACGACGCGTCACTCAGGATCAAGGAAACCGCCCCCGCAGTTCCCATCATCGCCCTCACGGCAGACGTGGTGGACGGGGTCAGGGAGAAGTGCGAACAGCACGGCATAACCGACTACATCAGCAAGCCCTTCGACCCCGAGGGCTTCGTCAGGAAGGTGGTTGAAACGGCCGGGACCCGGCCGCTGCACCTGCCGAAGGAAAAAGGCATTCTTGACAGGGCCATGGGGCTCAAGTTCATGGGCAGCAACGAAGCCCTCTACAAAACTGTGCTGTCCGAATACGCCCGGGAAAACGGCACCCTTGTCAGGGATCTCGCCGCCTTGGTGGAAGCGGGGCAGTACGATGACGCCGCAAAGATGGTCCACAAGGTGAAAAGCAGTTCAGGCAGCATCGGTGCGACGGCCCTTCACGAAACCGCAAGGGATCTCCAGCGGGCTCTCGAGGATTCCGACGGAGAAAAGATCCGGGAACTTCACGGCACCTTCAGCCGCCAGATGGAGACCTTGCTGGCGGAAATTGGGACGGACCTCTGA
- a CDS encoding LysR family transcriptional regulator: MLSTGTETFLAIIESGSLSRAAEQLRITQSTVSLRLKNLESELGCTLIDRRRGERSIELTPAGKAYLHFAEQMRDIAQDMDTEELSGGSLKIGGVDSAHVFLLSPVFRSLITHTPPVKIILETHQSWQIQDLVERRQLDAGFAISVERSPNIVVQQLIREEYFLMRLPREGESSEKKVDARTLDPLEELHINWGSSYMLWHDQIWNPLKTVNIQLDTVACITRMLFSPKQWAIVASSVKEHYGDRYLFQRLDPPPPPRPLHLLVHRHPPLRAVRGLKILREILGEVFPGMVSLSA; this comes from the coding sequence ATGCTCTCCACAGGGACGGAAACCTTTCTGGCCATTATAGAAAGCGGAAGCCTGAGCAGGGCCGCGGAACAGCTTCGGATCACCCAGTCCACGGTGAGCCTCAGGCTGAAAAACCTGGAAAGCGAGCTGGGGTGCACTCTCATCGACAGACGAAGGGGAGAGCGGAGTATAGAACTGACCCCTGCGGGCAAGGCCTACCTACATTTTGCGGAGCAGATGAGGGATATTGCCCAGGACATGGACACGGAGGAGCTTTCAGGAGGTTCGCTGAAGATCGGCGGGGTGGATAGTGCCCACGTTTTTCTGCTTTCCCCGGTCTTCAGGTCGCTGATAACCCACACTCCCCCGGTCAAAATTATCCTGGAAACCCACCAGAGCTGGCAGATCCAGGATCTTGTGGAAAGGCGGCAGCTGGACGCGGGATTCGCCATTTCGGTGGAGCGTTCGCCGAACATCGTTGTCCAACAGCTTATCCGGGAGGAATATTTCCTTATGCGGCTTCCGAGAGAAGGTGAAAGCAGCGAAAAAAAAGTGGACGCACGGACACTCGATCCTCTCGAGGAACTGCACATCAACTGGGGAAGCAGCTACATGCTGTGGCACGACCAGATCTGGAATCCTCTGAAGACTGTGAACATCCAGCTCGATACCGTCGCGTGCATCACCCGTATGCTTTTTTCACCCAAGCAGTGGGCCATCGTGGCATCCTCGGTGAAGGAGCATTACGGTGACCGGTACCTCTTCCAGCGTCTTGATCCGCCGCCCCCGCCCAGGCCCCTTCATCTTCTTGTCCACCGCCATCCGCCCCTGCGGGCGGTAAGGGGGCTGAAAATACTCCGGGAAATACTCGGCGAAGTATTTCCCGGCATGGTTTCTCTTTCGGCATGA
- a CDS encoding PAS domain-containing sensor histidine kinase, whose protein sequence is MRMQAVRAITRIVLPYLLFAGLWIFFSDRLLEYMDLAPGVLTRLSIYKGMAFVAVTAVLLTSLLLAESRARDLTHAARRQAQEKLEQNERRLRHLFSVSPSIVYTLNPADYSVTWISQNVTPLLGYTPDEVMHPGFWEEFVHPEDVQAVRNTSVSAIRAGKGVREYRLFRKNGEMIWVHDDLLVLGDGENNPAEIICALTDITERKRSEQERIRLQVAEQASRAKSAFVAHMSHEIRTPLNAILGFAQVLDRDPALTAAQAEQVRTIIHSGTQLLSLINNILDLSKIESGKMELAVEGFNLHDLLDDVADFFRPQAEARGLVFGYERRETVPIFVSSDRRKLRQILLNLLGNAVKFTKIGGVGFRAQAEPVPPGGNGGEEGDRRVLLSVEVEDTGPGITPEDLEAIFDEFSQSSAGKETGGTGLGLAITRRLAALLGGDVSVRSTPGQGSLFCVRLPVLTVHDGRGEASGRDSRIGPQNRAVRSEISGLKGAALSIPAPGEEFPIVLPDELRSGMARAVERGDILRLRDLAGEAARYDQAAGKRIQALVAAFDYEQLSRILGMEEDSSHG, encoded by the coding sequence ATGAGGATGCAGGCCGTCCGGGCCATCACGAGAATCGTTCTTCCATATCTCCTTTTCGCCGGCCTGTGGATTTTCTTCTCCGACCGGCTTCTGGAGTATATGGACCTTGCCCCCGGAGTCCTGACCCGCCTGTCCATCTACAAGGGCATGGCCTTCGTGGCGGTGACGGCGGTTCTCCTCACCTCCCTTCTGCTGGCGGAGAGCAGGGCCAGGGATCTCACCCATGCCGCCCGCCGCCAGGCCCAGGAGAAGCTGGAGCAGAACGAGCGGCGGCTGCGCCATCTTTTTTCCGTGAGCCCTTCCATCGTGTACACCCTTAACCCTGCTGACTATTCCGTCACCTGGATCAGCCAGAACGTGACGCCTCTCCTCGGCTACACGCCCGATGAGGTCATGCATCCCGGCTTTTGGGAGGAATTCGTCCATCCGGAAGACGTTCAGGCGGTCAGGAACACGTCTGTATCCGCGATCAGGGCGGGAAAAGGAGTCCGTGAATACCGGCTGTTCAGAAAGAACGGAGAAATGATCTGGGTTCACGACGACCTCCTGGTGCTGGGAGACGGGGAGAACAATCCGGCGGAGATCATCTGTGCCCTCACGGACATTACCGAAAGGAAGCGGAGCGAGCAGGAGCGCATACGGCTCCAGGTGGCGGAACAGGCCAGCAGGGCCAAGAGCGCCTTTGTCGCCCACATGAGCCACGAAATCCGCACGCCTCTCAATGCGATCCTCGGGTTCGCCCAGGTTCTGGACAGGGACCCCGCACTTACGGCAGCCCAGGCGGAACAGGTCAGAACCATAATCCACAGCGGAACCCAGCTTCTCTCTCTCATCAACAACATTCTCGATTTATCGAAAATTGAATCGGGAAAAATGGAACTCGCCGTCGAAGGCTTCAATCTCCATGACCTTCTCGATGACGTGGCGGATTTCTTCCGGCCCCAGGCGGAAGCCAGGGGGCTGGTTTTCGGCTACGAACGGAGGGAAACCGTTCCCATCTTCGTCTCCTCCGACAGGAGGAAACTGCGGCAGATCCTGCTGAATCTCCTCGGGAACGCCGTCAAGTTCACGAAAATCGGAGGGGTCGGCTTCCGGGCACAGGCGGAACCCGTTCCCCCCGGCGGGAACGGGGGAGAGGAAGGGGACCGGAGAGTTCTTCTCTCGGTGGAAGTGGAGGACACGGGCCCCGGAATAACGCCGGAAGACCTTGAAGCCATCTTTGATGAATTCAGCCAGTCCTCTGCGGGGAAGGAGACCGGCGGCACGGGGCTCGGCCTGGCCATAACGAGACGCCTGGCCGCCCTTCTGGGAGGGGACGTTTCCGTACGGAGCACACCGGGACAGGGAAGCCTCTTTTGTGTCCGCCTTCCGGTGCTGACGGTTCATGATGGCCGCGGAGAGGCATCGGGCCGGGATTCCCGCATCGGGCCCCAAAACCGTGCCGTCCGGAGTGAAATCTCGGGGCTGAAGGGGGCTGCTCTGTCTATCCCCGCTCCCGGCGAGGAGTTCCCTATTGTCCTTCCGGACGAACTGCGCTCCGGAATGGCCCGGGCGGTGGAAAGGGGAGACATCCTCAGGCTCAGGGACCTCGCCGGTGAAGCGGCGCGTTATGACCAAGCGGCGGGAAAGAGGATCCAGGCCCTTGTGGCGGCCTTCGATTACGAACAGCTCAGCCGGATCCTCGGCATGGAGGAGGACTCGTCCCATGGATAA
- a CDS encoding GDSL-type esterase/lipase family protein codes for MIRSKPAAFTLLAVLCIAGYWFFSGPSVNSWKIVNNPPLAAGPVVAFGDSLTAGFGSGGPGRDYPAVLSGLIGREVINLGVNGDTVSRAYGRIEKLEALSPSVVLLLLGGNDLLRRANLDESFALLGEMIRRIQSGGALVVLLGIDGLPLAAPLGKRYLETARTTGALLVPDILKDILGKGSLMADGIHPNGEGYRIMAERVAKALKPYLR; via the coding sequence GTGATTCGGTCCAAACCCGCGGCATTTACCCTGCTGGCCGTTCTCTGCATTGCAGGATACTGGTTTTTCAGCGGGCCTTCGGTCAATTCGTGGAAGATAGTGAACAATCCGCCCCTTGCGGCGGGGCCGGTGGTGGCCTTCGGGGACAGCCTGACGGCAGGCTTCGGATCGGGAGGTCCGGGCAGGGACTACCCGGCAGTGCTCTCGGGCCTGATAGGCCGCGAGGTGATCAACCTGGGCGTGAACGGCGACACCGTTTCCAGGGCCTACGGACGGATCGAAAAGCTCGAGGCCCTCTCCCCCTCCGTGGTGCTCCTGCTGCTGGGCGGGAACGACCTGCTCCGCAGGGCGAACCTCGACGAGAGTTTCGCCCTCCTCGGGGAGATGATCCGCCGGATCCAGTCCGGCGGTGCACTGGTGGTTCTTCTGGGAATCGACGGGCTGCCCCTGGCGGCTCCTCTGGGGAAGAGGTACCTGGAGACCGCGAGGACGACGGGAGCGCTGCTGGTTCCGGACATCCTGAAGGACATCCTGGGAAAGGGCTCACTCATGGCGGACGGCATCCACCCCAACGGGGAGGGATACCGGATCATGGCGGAGCGGGTGGCGAAGGCGCTGAAACCCTATCTCCGCTGA
- a CDS encoding EAL domain-containing protein, with translation MGAQILIVDDSSTDRMVIGNMLADFEILTACDGIEALQVIETHPDLDLVILDLHMPNMDGFQLLEKLKAGKPPVKTPFLILTNYDELDKEIRGLKLGAEDYIRKPVNLESLRVRVETHLELNRMQRLVEERLKKSTTLLQTILEQSPIGISLSFSKDPFRPGEDLPPIINPALEKITGRTREDLLGLGWARITHPDDVEKNLEYYAALQAGEIKSYSMEKRYIRPDGSVVWVDMTVAGLRLGDAGGNGHISLMQDITARKTAEIALRESERSKSVLLSNLPGMAYRCRYDRDWTMEFVSDGCRELSGYGPDSLVGNRDLSFNELIAPEYREELWRKWERFLPEKRPIHEEYEITAASGVRKWVLEIGQGVYDHDGNVEALEGIIIDISSRREYERQLQFMGEHDILTGLYNRAFLEKILARDAGEADRTVVLVDLNRLNALSLSYGYAFSEQIVREAATRLLALATDERKLFQISPERMAFYLKNSTDAGEAARLCDSIISALSGIQLIHAAGCGIGILRLDETCRDGDAILRNASIAAEYAARKGAFQVCPFEKELEERAKREKDIKEELLETLGNEGSRDIYAEFQPIVDLWTGRIKGFEALARMRSPRLGPVSPLEFIPLAEELQLVVPLGRKITGLACDFLEEVRRAGHDDVYVSVNVSAIELVRDAFLDDFFGLLEEKETAPSRICLEVTESLLADNFDLINRKLGELQKRGVSVAMDDFGTGYSSLFRARELNVNYLKIDRHFIDKLVHLPPEAAITGDIISMGHRLGRLVVAEGVELEEQKRYLERHRCDLMQGYLFSRPVSPEAALELLGETNPAEPQPERGV, from the coding sequence ATGGGCGCACAGATTCTGATCGTCGACGACTCATCCACAGACCGCATGGTTATCGGGAACATGCTGGCCGATTTTGAAATCCTCACCGCCTGCGACGGCATCGAGGCCCTCCAGGTGATCGAAACGCACCCCGATCTCGATCTCGTCATCCTGGACCTCCACATGCCCAACATGGACGGCTTCCAGCTCCTCGAGAAGCTGAAAGCCGGAAAACCCCCCGTGAAGACTCCCTTTCTTATCCTGACCAATTACGACGAGCTCGACAAGGAAATCCGGGGCCTGAAACTGGGTGCGGAGGATTACATCCGGAAACCCGTCAACCTTGAATCCCTCAGGGTCAGGGTGGAAACCCATCTCGAACTGAACAGAATGCAGCGGCTGGTCGAGGAACGACTGAAGAAAAGCACCACCCTGCTTCAGACCATCCTCGAACAGTCTCCCATCGGTATTTCCCTCTCCTTCAGCAAGGATCCCTTCCGTCCCGGGGAAGACCTTCCCCCTATCATCAACCCCGCGCTTGAAAAAATAACGGGCAGGACCAGGGAGGACCTCCTCGGCCTCGGATGGGCCCGGATAACCCATCCGGATGATGTGGAAAAAAACCTGGAGTATTACGCCGCCCTTCAAGCCGGGGAGATCAAGAGCTATTCCATGGAAAAGCGGTACATCAGACCGGACGGGTCCGTGGTCTGGGTGGATATGACCGTGGCCGGGCTGCGGCTCGGCGATGCTGGCGGAAACGGTCACATCAGCCTGATGCAGGACATCACGGCCCGGAAGACGGCCGAGATAGCCCTGAGGGAAAGCGAGCGGAGCAAGTCCGTCCTCCTCTCCAACCTCCCGGGCATGGCCTACCGGTGCAGATACGACAGGGACTGGACCATGGAGTTCGTCTCGGACGGATGCCGCGAACTTTCGGGCTATGGCCCCGACAGCCTCGTCGGGAACAGGGACCTCTCCTTCAACGAACTCATCGCCCCCGAATACAGGGAAGAACTCTGGCGGAAGTGGGAGCGCTTCCTTCCGGAAAAACGCCCCATCCACGAAGAATACGAGATTACTGCCGCGTCGGGGGTCCGGAAATGGGTGCTGGAGATTGGGCAAGGGGTCTACGACCACGACGGCAACGTGGAGGCTCTTGAAGGGATCATCATCGACATTTCGAGCCGCAGGGAATATGAACGGCAGCTGCAGTTTATGGGCGAACACGATATTCTGACCGGCCTGTACAACCGGGCCTTTTTAGAAAAAATCCTGGCCAGGGACGCGGGGGAGGCGGACCGGACCGTTGTGCTGGTGGACCTGAACCGCCTCAACGCCCTGAGCCTCTCCTACGGCTACGCCTTCAGCGAACAGATCGTCAGGGAAGCGGCGACCCGGCTCCTTGCCCTGGCCACCGATGAAAGGAAGCTCTTCCAGATTTCACCTGAACGGATGGCCTTCTACCTGAAGAACTCCACGGATGCCGGCGAAGCGGCCCGCCTCTGCGACTCCATAATCTCCGCTCTCTCCGGGATCCAGCTCATCCACGCCGCAGGCTGCGGCATCGGCATCCTCCGGCTGGATGAAACATGCCGGGATGGTGACGCCATCCTCCGGAACGCGTCCATCGCCGCGGAATATGCCGCCCGGAAGGGAGCCTTCCAGGTCTGTCCCTTTGAAAAGGAGCTGGAGGAAAGGGCGAAGCGGGAAAAGGACATCAAGGAAGAGCTGCTCGAAACCCTTGGAAACGAGGGGAGCCGGGACATTTACGCTGAATTCCAGCCCATCGTTGACCTGTGGACGGGCAGGATCAAGGGATTTGAAGCCCTGGCCCGCATGAGGAGTCCCAGGCTCGGTCCCGTGTCTCCCCTGGAATTCATTCCCCTGGCGGAGGAACTCCAGCTCGTCGTTCCCCTCGGACGGAAGATCACTGGGCTGGCCTGCGATTTTCTCGAAGAAGTCCGCAGGGCGGGCCATGACGATGTCTACGTGTCGGTCAACGTGTCCGCCATAGAGCTGGTGAGGGACGCATTTCTCGACGACTTCTTCGGTCTCCTCGAAGAGAAGGAAACCGCTCCCTCCCGGATCTGTCTGGAAGTCACCGAATCACTCCTGGCGGACAACTTCGACCTGATCAACCGCAAGCTGGGCGAGCTGCAGAAAAGGGGCGTCTCAGTGGCCATGGACGATTTCGGCACCGGCTATTCGTCCCTGTTCCGTGCAAGGGAGCTGAATGTGAACTATCTCAAGATCGACAGGCACTTCATCGACAAGCTCGTCCACCTTCCCCCGGAGGCAGCCATAACCGGCGACATCATCTCCATGGGACACCGGCTCGGCCGCCTCGTGGTCGCCGAAGGCGTGGAGCTGGAAGAACAGAAGCGCTACCTGGAGCGGCACAGGTGCGACCTGATGCAGGGCTATCTCTTCAGCAGGCCCGTTTCGCCCGAAGCCGCGCTGGAACTGCTCGGGGAGACAAACCCGGCGGAACCTCAACCGGAAAGGGGCGTTTGA